The DNA window AGCGATAATACAGGTCCTGCCTGAATTGCCCATCTTTTATGGATTCCTGGATGTTTCTATTTGTAGCCGCAATAAATCGGACATCCACCTTTATTGGCTTTGTAGAGCCAAGTCTTAAGACATCCTTTTCCTGAATAACCCTCAATAGTTTTACCTGCATAGAGGGAAGCATCTCGGTTATCTCATCTAAGAATAGCGTTCCGCCGGATGCCATTTCAATTAGCCCCTTCTTCATCGCTTGAGCATCTGTAAATGCACCCTTCTCATAACCAAACAACTCACTATTGAGGAGGCTTTCTGGGAAGGCACCACAGTTTATGGCAAAAAATGCTCCATTTGCGCGAAGGCTGTTAAAGTGGATATACTTAGCTAATAATTCCTTGCCTGTTCCGGTTTCACCGCTTATCAATACATTAGAGTCGGTTGGAGCAATCTGTTTGGCGGTGTTAAGTAGTCTTTGCATTGCTGGATCCTGGGTGATTATTTTAACCCTGCCCTGGAGGTTCTCCACCTGCTCCCGCAGCAACTTATTCTCCTTTTTAAGATTTACCTTTTCTATCGCTTCCTTGACTACCTGTCTAATCTCGTCTAATTTGAATGGTTTAGCGTAACTATTCACCACGAAGAGCACGAAGGACACGAAGATGTTACAGAACAAATCTCTTTATGCCTTTATTTATCCCTACAAAAATATCGCCTACAAAATTGTAGGGGAGTATCTCTTCTTTAACCAGAGTTTAAAAATAGGGTCAGTGAACTCGTATAAGCCCTTATCCTGTTTTAAAAGAATGCCTTTATCTATGAAATATTCGATATATCGGCTTATAAGATTAGAATTGCTTTTGGTTGTCTGACATATCTCTTTTGGAGTATGAAGGTTATGCACAGCCATTGCACAAATTATGCCTTTTTCCTTATCGCTGAAGGACTTAAATTCCTCAAAAAAGAGTATATCGCCTTCTTGAGCAAGAAAATCTCCGAATGCCTTTTGCACCAGTTCCTGGTTTATTATCTTCTCTCCTGTTCTGTTCAATTCCCTTCCAATAAATTGGACATAAAAGGGTATGCCTTTGGTGAGCTTATACAACTCTTCCAGTGCCTCTTCCTTTATCTCACCCTGTATATTCCGTATCATCAAAGCTCTGACCACTGAAATGTCAAAAGGGCCGATATGCCTTATTACAAACTGCCTGTAAAAAGCCGCAGATGGGGAAAGCACTGCGACATCCATCGTTCTTCTTATAGAACCCGATACACAGAGGATAGTTCTGGTCAAGTCTTCCTGGATAGTCCTTATTTTCTTGATGATGCCTTCACCGAGTTTTGTTCCGTTTTTTACATCCATAATTGAAGGGAATTCATCCAGGATTAAGACCAATCTCAGGTTAAGTTCCTCAGCAAGTCTTTCAGCAAATTCAAAGACTTTTTTCACCAGAAGATTTATATCCATCTCCCCTTTTTTGCCTGCGGCCAGTGAAATTTCAATATCTTCAAAGATACTTATCTTAACATCAATCGTCTTCAGAAAATCAAAAAACTTTGTTGCCGGGACCTTGAGGATATGTGCTATCTTATACTTTAAAGAGAGTCTCTTTTTCACAGCTTCAATAATAGAGATAGTAATCTGGTTGCAGAGGTCAACAGCGGTATTTTCAATAATATCCCAGAGTGAAAAATAGACAGCAACAATATCGTCTCTTTGGTTTAATCTTCTCGCCACTTCCTTGAGGATAGAGGTTTTACCAATTCTCCTTGGTCCAACCAGGGCATATCCCATTCTTACTTTCTCATCCGTGAGGGTTTGAAGCATTTCTTCAA is part of the bacterium genome and encodes:
- a CDS encoding sigma-54 dependent transcriptional regulator; translated protein: MNSYAKPFKLDEIRQVVKEAIEKVNLKKENKLLREQVENLQGRVKIITQDPAMQRLLNTAKQIAPTDSNVLISGETGTGKELLAKYIHFNSLRANGAFFAINCGAFPESLLNSELFGYEKGAFTDAQAMKKGLIEMASGGTLFLDEITEMLPSMQVKLLRVIQEKDVLRLGSTKPIKVDVRFIAATNRNIQESIKDGQFRQDLYYRLNVLSFHLPPLSERKDDLVLLSYYFLKKYSLLMKKEISGISEDVLALLREYDFPGNIRELENIIERGVALASGNVLEVSHLPEDLKGLSVRTFRKKEGRIPTLKEQETDYIQWVLNEVGNNQTQAAQILGIDRVSLWRKLQKEKEK
- a CDS encoding ATP-binding protein, coding for MSFTLQPATEEDFVDREDILEEMLQTLTDEKVRMGYALVGPRRIGKTSILKEVARRLNQRDDIVAVYFSLWDIIENTAVDLCNQITISIIEAVKKRLSLKYKIAHILKVPATKFFDFLKTIDVKISIFEDIEISLAAGKKGEMDINLLVKKVFEFAERLAEELNLRLVLILDEFPSIMDVKNGTKLGEGIIKKIRTIQEDLTRTILCVSGSIRRTMDVAVLSPSAAFYRQFVIRHIGPFDISVVRALMIRNIQGEIKEEALEELYKLTKGIPFYVQFIGRELNRTGEKIINQELVQKAFGDFLAQEGDILFFEEFKSFSDKEKGIICAMAVHNLHTPKEICQTTKSNSNLISRYIEYFIDKGILLKQDKGLYEFTDPIFKLWLKKRYSPTIL